From Ictalurus punctatus breed USDA103 chromosome 26, Coco_2.0, whole genome shotgun sequence:
ttccTTAgacttttgcttcttcagcattaacaaagtctaaacaaagactaaactcagaaacaatataactgtctggttgtgatcggAATAAATGGCAAtgtgaaaggtgacttaattcccaatgagatttctctatgttctatatgacctttctacagtatatgccattaagtcctagtttccagccatcattacagcagatgtgtgatgtacatctagacaatctgataacaaactacacacaacatttatgttgagaaaattcagctttctctttgttcccaaataacattggtccagatccatagtttacatcaTCTGCTcacacgtatttaatctgtattacaagtactgaacaagttagaggaggagaacGTGTagctttactgttcattggaactttattgtttatttggatctgtcttgtttcatgttcatgttcatattcatattcagacTCTCCTAGGGGAGTCTGGCATCTGACATAACatatgaatgtaggaacatggattttcaccatgcGCTCCACCGGCACACTAGttgaaaagaaaatcaaacataTTAAAAGTTCAAAGGTCAGGCAGTGCCGGAGTaagcaaaataaaagcaaatcaCCTATTTAGATTATATCTATGATTAAGTTCACTTTCAGTTAAGAAATGAAGCTTATGTTAAGGTTATTCTTCCACAGATGTCTTCAGAAGAAATTGATGACCGATTCCCTAGGTATTGTGtctcaatttaaaataaacactcacaTGCAGATTCAGAAGGTGTGATATTATATAGGAAAGAAAatcatgattacatttctgcttattcgtgTAAAcgtcaactacattgtgtaatcgaatttcatgtattgatacttttttttttttaaatcatttgtcATTCACACttatagccttctagctccattgTAGTCAATTTGCTCTTTGAGCAGAAttagcagcctttggactgtggatagttctatgagagagataaaagtagtagacgcagagtgtttcttttttgtctatattgctcatttcattcagtgcttttgtgtccataaatcctgcagagatcgTAGGTATGAGATTTGTATTGTAAACTACACCGGATTTTAGTTACTATTGTTCTACAACTTCAAGTTAGTCATTTctcctggtttaaaaggctgtattctactggagaaaatctaacTGGAGCAacgtcattttaaaatgattgccaacttaacaacttgtgttcagaattatggtaattaagtacacGACACTTAAATTCCtgttaaataatgtggaaattattggttggatgtgtacggaaattcattattaatcatttactttttttttcaccagccTTACGTATGTATAGGGCGGGATCAACCAAGATGAGCCTTGTGATTTGTTTCTAAGCGTGACGTACCGAGAACGCCGCCATAGCGACTGTGGTCCTGCTTCTGAATCAGGGGTTTTAGGAGGAAGTGTTCGAGACATCGCTGCCATGCTAGAAATGTCCACATTAGGAGGCAGAGCCAAAGGAGCTAGCAGGAATTACTTACAGGTAATACTGTTTTTATGAAATCAAACAACAGCATATCCAttatatgtaatgaatatgaaaacgttattcagaatgaagaaaaatatgaATAGGAGGCACACTGGTCGGTTTaggtttgttttaatgtttaagttCCTGACGCATTCCCTCATCTTTTTGTTAACATATGGTTTATAGGGATAATGAGTAAGTATTTGCCCTGTTCTCCAGGCGAGCCCGGACATCCTCAGATGAAACCATGACTCTCTGAGTTCAGACGAAGAGATCCAGAGTCGCCATCACACCATCAGCGGCCCCTTAACTGACTACGAGATCCCCATTGCACAGCAAGAGGGCACAGAACAAGGCGAAGTTACCAAATCTCTGCGAATTACTGATGAACCAATGGAAACACTCCCTGAGAGACCAACCCCAGAGCCCCGCCCCCGCTCCATGCTCACTCAAGAAGAGTGGTCACGTGTGGATGCCACGGCAACCTTGAGGAGGCCCCGCACACCTCACGACTCGAGCAGCGAGAGGGTCCAGCTCAACGAGACCAGCACTGTGAGACGACGGCCAAAAGTAATAGCACCCACTCAGAGGGATGATGCGACAGATGCCGCTATTCGTGTAAGACCTGTATCAGAGGTGGAACATGTATATCGGGAAAGTGATATGAGCGAGGATTTCCGGCGAGCGCTGAAGCCTCCAGTTTCCCCCAAACCATCTTTGGGCCTCAGGAAGCCTGAGCCTCCCACCCCAACCAGGAGAGTCCCACTTCCAGGACCGGAGAAC
This genomic window contains:
- the LOC124627608 gene encoding uncharacterized protein LOC124627608, which encodes METLPERPTPEPRPRSMLTQEEWSRVDATATLRRPRTPHDSSSERVQLNETSTVRRRPKVIAPTQRDDATDAAIRVRPVSEVEHVYRESDMSEDFRRALKPPVSPKPSLGLRKPEPPTPTRRVPLPGPENQHSTVEGKRVPPPVSPKPSPPPTLPKPIKMKPLPTHTLTPPSDLNTHPHSSTILPEQVDHPILSPSTPTPQTSRISHFVPMTFDISRSEPPNPPNSFYPWVRICPSQTPEIFHGRAVSGHSQPF